The window TCTCACACCACCGTACGTACGGTTCCGTATACGGCGGTTCAATAACTTAAGTATCGACGCTCATACAAGTGATTCAGGTCTTTCAGACCCCACTTGGTGAGCGTTTCTGCTTTGATTGCTTTATGTAGAGTTTCGCTTTTGGAGACTCTCCAATATCCCTTTCGGGAATTTGATACTTTCCAAGCTTCTTCATGTAAAATTCCCAGCCTTCGTAACTGACGGTATTTTGTCCATATCTTCTTCCAACGTTTCCATATCAGTTGACGTAACCGATGGTTCAGCCATTGTGCCATGGATTTGATAAAACTTTTCATAAAGCCAATTCCATAGTAGTTTATCCAACCTATTGTCACTTGGTTGATTTCTTTGGCAATCTCGTCAAAGCGGCCCGGGCGATTCCGTTTGGTGATTTTCTTTAATTTTGATTTGAATCGACTTTTTGCGGAGTGATGTGGTCTACAACCCACACCTTTAGATGTGGAATGGAGGCAGAAACCGAGGAACTTGAGTTTGACCGGAGAACCCACCTTGCTCTTTTCTTGGTTCACTGTCAGCTTCAAATCATGTTCAAGGAACTTTGTAATGCTTTCCAAAACACGTTCCCCTGCTCGCCTGCTTTTCACGTATATGCAGAAATCATCCGCAAATCGTACGAATTTATGCCCCCGTCTTTCAAGTTCCCTATCTAATTGATTCAAATAGACATTGCTAAGAATCGGGGAGAGTACGCCACCTTGCGGAGCACCTTCTTCTGTTGGACTGATAAGTCCATCTTCAAGGATGCCACTCTTTAGAAACTTCCATATCAACTTTAGGACAATCTTGTCGTTTATGAACTCTTTTAGATATTCCATCAGCTTCTGATGATTAATGGTGTCGAAGTAGCTTTTTAAATCACAATCGACTACCACTCTATAACCTTGTTCATAATATGTGATGGATTGCTTAATGGCTTGATGCTGATTCCGTTTTGGACGAAAACCATAGCTCCTCTCCGAAAAATGAGGGTCAATGATTTTACCAATCACCTGATAGATGGCTTGTTGAACCATTCGATCCCGTACACACGGTATGCCGAGTTTTCGCATTGACCCATCTAACTTTGGAATTTCAACACGTTTTACTGGCAGTGGTTCGTACGAACCGTCTTTCAGCTTTCTAATAAGTTGGGTTCGGTATTTGGCTACATGACCTAAAAGTTCATCTACTGTCATTTCATCGACACCCGGCGCCCCTTTATTTGCCTTCACTTTCTTACAAGCGTTAAAGAGGTTGTTGATGTCGACTACTTTATCAATCAAATCGATACCATCCTGTCGCTCCATTTCTGTAAAGACAGGACTGCACGCTCCCGCATATTCTTCGGTTTCCAACCTATCCCTTTGCGGCCAGCCATCTGCCGATGTTTTCTGTGGTCTTTGCACTGTCTTTACCTCCATTTCATTTCAGGATTATTATTGTTCAGCCCTTCGTCCTTATGGACTACTATGGCTTCTGCTGACTTCTTACAGTTCAACCTGCCATCACTGACGGATTTGTTCCTGTGGAATATTCCATCCCTCTTGTCGGGAACCCCTGTAAGACCTCCCCGGGTAAGAGCTATAACCTTCCTCCCATGTAACCGCTGCATTTACTGTATGGAACTCGGGCAGTATTGGACTTTGTTTTGTACGGCAAACTCGTCCGTTCCAATTCAGCCTCATATGCAGTTTCTGTCCGTCGGTTCGGGATTTTGCCGCCGGCTTCCTTCAGATTCCACCTCACGGTGGACACCCTTGCCTTAAGCTAACAGTTCCTACTGCCAAGCCTGTAGTGGACTTTCACCACCAAGTTATAGCCCATGCCGGGCACACCGTAAAAAGGGGCGCCCCAACCAAGGAGCGCCCCTTTCTTTTATTCAAAACGATTCACCTGACACCAGTCGATTGGCTTTTCATTCCACGACTTCAGGACTTGATTGGTTCCGGAGTAGGGGCGGCTGCCGAAGAAGCCACGGCTGGCGCTGAGTGGACTCGGGTGTACGGATTCGATGACCGCATTCCGGGTCGTGTCGATAAGTTTTTTCTTTTGTTGCGCGGGACGTCCCCAAAGGATGAACACCACCGGCTCTTCCCGCACGGACAATTGGCGGATCACCTCGTCCGTGAAAGGTTCCCACCCTTGCCCCCGGTGGGAGTGGGCATTGCCTTCCCGCACGGTCAACACCGTGTTCAGCATCAGGACGCCTTGGCGTGCCCATCCCGTCAATGTCCCCTCTTTGGGGATGGCACATCCGATATCCGTCGATAACTCTTTGAACAAATTTCGCAAGCTCGGTGGCAATGGAACGCCCGGTTGTACGGAAAAGCTCAAGCCGTGCGCCTGCCCTGGCCCGTGATAAGGATCTTGTCCCAAAATGACGACTTTCACTTTTTCAAAAGGGGTTAATTTGAAAGCTGTCCACAGATCATCCATCGCCGGATAGATGGTTTCCTTGCTGTACTCCACCTTCAAAAATTCCCGGAGCTGTTGGTAATACGGCTTCTGGAATTCATGCTTCAGCACGTCATCCCAGTCATTGCCGAATATTTTCTTCTCCATCGCGCAATCACTCCTTGACCTTAATCGTCACATCATAGCCGGTGAATGAAAACATGTCCTCCAATGTCCGTTCCGCTTGATGCTGCGCGGTTTGCAGGATGCCCTGCCCGCTCGCCTCCTCGACAATGAGTTTTTTCGCTTCCGCAGCCAGTTCGTATGCTTCCTCGATATTCGCTTTTTCCCGGAAGACCCCCTCATAGGAATACACTTCGACCTGGTCGAAAAAAAGTTCAGCTCCTCCTAAGAAAGTAGCGGGCGGAACCGCCAGTTCGATCGTCTTCTGTTCTTCATTTACCACTATATCTTTCTCTGTCAAACCTGCTAGGTCCACTCCGGCTTTGACGGACCCCGGGATGATGACTAATAGTTGCCGTTTCGTCCCCGGCACATTCAAGCCGATATCTTGTCCGAACAGCTGGTTGTCCCGCCGTTCGATAATCACTTTTGTATAGACTTCAGCCGTCGTGAGCTGTTGAAGTTCTTGTATCCGTTCCAGGAACACGCCTTTTTCCTCTGTTGCCGTCGACCCCATCTTGAGGAAATGAAACGTGATGAATGGCAAAGCCAATAATAGGGCTAAAATGAGAAGTCCGATGAGGATAAATGATTTTCGCCAGACGGAAAAGAATAGTTTTCCGACTTTCCAGAAAGGAATTTTTTTGCGCGATCCAATTTCATCAACTGTGACAGCGGATTCTTTCTGGGAAGCCCGAACTTCCTGCAGCAGCTTTTCAATTTCATCCAATTTCTTATCTTTCGCCATGCCATCCCTCCTAGTCTCGTAATTCGACAATATCTTATACGTTTAGACTAACGGAAAGTTTCCTACCCTACAACTGATTGGCCAATGTTCGACAATTGTAATTCCTCTTTACTTTCATTAAGATTGAGATACATTCATTCCAAACTAAAGGAGATTTATGATGACATTGAAAAAGACATTGACCATTGCAGGTTCTGATACATCAGGTGGAGCAGGGATCCAAGCTGACTTGAAAACATTCCAAGAGCACGGAACGTACGGCATGACGGCATTGACCGTCGTCGTGACGATGGACCCTGATAACAACTGGAGCCACTCCGTGTACTCCCTCCCGATCGATATTTTGAAAGCGCAAATTAAGACCGCCCTTTCCACAGGCATCGATGCCATCAAAACGGGGATGTTGAGTACAGAAGAAGTCATCCAAACGGCAGGCGAAGCCATTGCGGAATCCGGTCTCGATCATGTGGTGATCGATCCCGTCATGGTCTGTAAAGGCGAGGATGAAGTATTGAATCCGGGAACAGTCGATGCCATGGTAACCTATTTGCTACCGAAAGCCGAAATCGTCACACCTAACTTGTTCGAAGCAGGCCAACTGGCGGGAATGAAAACCCCTTCGACAATCGAGCAAATGAAATCGGTCGCGGAAAAAATTCATTCCCTCGGCGCGCGCAACGTCGTCATCAAAGGCGGCAAACAGCTGCAGCATGACAAAGCTGCCGACCTGTTTTATGACGGGGAAACCTTCACACTGCTCGAAGCCGAAAAGACGGACACGCATTATAACCACGGGGCGGGCTGCACATTCGCCGCCGCAATCACAGCCAATCTGGCAAACGGCATGGGCGTAAAGGAAGCGGTCGTGGAAGCGAAAGAATTTGTCACCGCTGCCATTGCACACGGTTGGAGACTGAATGAATATGTCGGCCCCGTCATGCACGGTGCCAAAACTAAATTTGGTGCACCGGAAATTACGTTGACTGAAGTGTAAGTGGATGCCAGGAGATGCAGAAGTCTCCTGGTTTTTTATTGAGGAGGCTGAGAATGAACCTGAATCAACAAGCGATTCAATTGCTGGAAGCGAATCAGTATGACGAGGCATTGGAGTTATTCCAAGAAGCGGTTCGCCGGTCGCGGGATGTTCAGTCGTTGACAAATTTGGCATGGATTTATTGCCATGAGGAAGACGAATTCGAAAAAGCGTTGGGACTTGCCGAAGAGGCAGTGGGGCTGAAGCCATCCTCGCATTTCCCCTATTATTTGCAGGGTGAATTGTATGGCCGGCTTGAAAGATGGGAGGAAGCAAAGAGCGCTTGGGAGCAAGCTTTGGCCATTCATGAATCCAAAACGACATGGCATAATTTGGCGGTCGCTTCATATGAACTTGGCAAAACAGCAGAAGCTTCCAAGCAATTCAGGTGCGCGGCCGGAAAGTCGGACACGGCGCTTTATGGACATGCGAAATGCTTGGCAGATCTCGGCGAGCGGAACGCAGCCAAGCAGGTGCTCGCTACGTTCGCAGATGAGGACGATGATTTCGTCGGCGAAGTGGAGGTGGCAGACCTTTACGTTGAAATCGGGGCTTACGAAGAGGCAGTCTACTGGTTCGCCAAGGGGTGGGACAACTATTGGAAACAACCGTGTTGGGTCGGCCGCTACGTCTTCGCCTTGCGGGAACTCGGACGTACGCGAATAGCGGAGGACGTATTGAAGGAAGCAAGACAACTGAAAGAGGTGGAGTGGCAAGAGTCCGTGGAAGAAGATTGCGATGAAGACTGGACGCCGCGCGACAAAGTGGAAAATCTTGAGCGATTGCGAGATGACATGAAACTTTATGAGGAAATCTCTGACGGCTACGTCCCTGCATTGGAATTCGGGACCTACCTCGAGACCGCCTGCTACCTATTTGGCTGCGCTCGGCATGGGCATCCGGAATATCAGGGGTAAGCGTGCACGGTTGTTGGACAATCCGACACTTTGGTTGGACATCTCGGGCGTTTGAATGGACAACTCCCAGGATTGGTTGTAATTCCCGGCCCTATCGCACTGCCCATCTGTCCCCTTTCCCCGTCGAAGCAAGGATATCGCATTCAACTCTCTTTTTCTATATACTGAAGAGAAGCAGTTCTGTAGCAAGAAGGAGGATAATCCATGGAGCAAGTTAAACCGGAGCATTTGCAGGAATTGATTGATTCCTTTGCGAATAAAGAGGTCTACATCCATTTGGAAACGACCAATGGTTCCTATGCGTCCCATTTCAATGAAGGCTTTTTTAACGCAGGCGCGTTTATTCGCAATGTGGTGGTGAAATATGAATTAGGGAAAGTCGCGGGGGATTCGCCGCACCGCATCGGCTTGAAACTTCCGTCGGGCTGGATCTACGCTCAAGGGATTACCCATTATACGTTGGATGAGCATGATCGGCTGCTGATGGCCGGCCTGGATGGTGAAGGAAAGTTAGCGGTCGCTCTTGAAATCAGCGAGACGCCGTTCACTTATTAAGGAGGGACTGTAATGATAAAAAAAGAACGCCATGTGCTGGTCGTCTTCCCGCATCCCGACGACGAAGCTTTCGGGGTATCCGGCACCATTTCTACATATCGGGAGATGGGGGTTCCCGTCACCTATGCCTGTCTCACTCTAGGCGAAATGGGGCGGAACTTGGGCAATCCACCGTTTGCGAACCGGGAGACATTGCCACAGATCCGGAAGGAAGAACTCCTGAAAGCTTGTGAAGCGATGGGATTGGACGATTTGCGCATGATGGGCCTTCGGGATAAGACGATTGAATTCGAGGATGACGACAAAATGGTCCAGCTTGTCACCGATTTGATCGACGAAACGAATCCGTCCCTCGTCATTTCGTTCTTCCCGGGATTGTCCGTCCACCCGGATCATGATGCAACCGCACGCGCCGTAGTTCGGGCCATTCGCAAAATGCCGGAAGCAGAACGTCCGACGCTTTATACAAAGGCTTTTGCCAATAACACAATCGAGATACTCGGGGAACCGGATGTCATTCATGATATAACCCCGGTTTCCGAGAAAAAAATCGCAACGTTAAAATCTCACGCCTCCCAAACGATTTGGCTGCTTCAAGAAATGGAAGAGAAATGGGCAGCACAAGATCCAGAAGCCATCCAATGGCTGACGAAGGAACAGTTTTATACGTATCGTTGGGATAAGGATTTTGAATAAACCTGAATTGCCTACGGTATTTATCGATATATAAAGGACATCCACCGGCAGGATACAAAAGTTGACACCTTCATTTTTTGCAGGGTGCACAGAAATACTGCAATCAATCAACCCCTTCGCTCTTCGATTGATTGCAGTATTTTTTATTTATATATAAAATGAACCTCTGCCAAAAACTACCGCCCCTCATTTCTATAAAATGAGCAACATTAAAGGTAAATCGGATCCTCGCTGTCCAAGACATGGTATTTTTTAATTTAACTGAAGAATACAACTTACTTGTAACCTCTTTACAGATGGTCCAAAAACGATTAGTGTATATTTATTCACGATTTTGTATTACTAAAAGGAGTTGAGATTGTGAAGAAATTCAGTTTATCCACTTGGCTGTTATTCCTCGTGCCTTCCATTCTCGGGGTCGTCCTTTTCATGATTCCGCTGAAGTTCGAAAGCGGCTGGAAAGTTCCGATTGCCAAGTTTGCAGATATATTATCCGTTGCCCTGGAACCGACAATGCCGATGACCGCCATGATTGTTATCGTCATCGCTGCTCTCGGTTCGTTGCTGTTTCTCTTTAAACGAAGCGACGGCGCGAAGCCTTCCTTTATAATGAGTCTATTTAAAGTGTCGCCTTTTTGGACCGTCACTCGCATACTGGGTGCCGTATTTGCTGTCATGGTCACCTTCCAAATCGGACCGGAAGCTGTTTGGAATGAAAACACCGGAGGCTTGTTATTGGCGCCGGACGGACTTGTCTCATTCTTATTCACCATTTTCCTTTTTGCCGGTTTGCTTTTGCCATTGCTTCTGAATTTCGGGTTGCTCGAATTTTTCGGGACGATGATGGTGAAAATCATGCGGCCTTTATTCAAACTGCCAGGCCGTTCTTCGATTGATGCGCTCGCTTCTTGGATTGGAGATGGCACGATTGGCGTCCTGTTGACAAGCAAACAATATGAGGATGGCCATTATACGAAAAAGGAAGCCGCAATCATTGCGACGACTTTCTCGGTCGTATCCATCACATTTTCCCTTGTCATCATCGGCACGGTCGGTTTGGACGACTATTTCTTGCCGTTCTATGGAACGGTCCTCCTGACGGGGTTCATCCTCGCCTTGATCATGCCGCGGATCTATCCGCTAGCCGGAAAACGTTCGGAGTATATTGACGGCCGGCCTTTCACAGGCAATGACGAGAAATTGCCTGAAGGCTATAACGTCCTCAGCCATGGGTTGGAAAACGCGCTGAATACGGCGAAGAAAAACCGTTCCTTCGGACAAGTCATCGGAGATGGCTTCCGGAATGTGCTGGATATGTGGTTCGGTGTGGCTCCGATCGTTATGGCTTTTGGTACGGTCGCCCTGATCATCGCTGAGTATACGAGTGTTTTTACGATTCTCGGAAAACCATTCGAACCGATCCTTGCCGTTCTCGGATTACCGCAAGCGGCGGAAGCGGCACCGATGATGGTTGTCGGGATCACAGATATGTTTTTGCCCGTCATTTTGGCGGACGGTGTGATTACAGAACCGATGACGCTCTTCGTCATTGCGACCGTTTCCGTTGTACAATTAATCTATATGTCCGAAGTCGGTGGACTGATCTTAGGGACGAAAATTCCGTTAAATATCCTGGATCTCGTTGTCATTTTCCTTCTTCGTACATTGATTTCTCTGCCGATCATCGCAGGAGTTGCCCATCTTTTATTTTAATACAATTCAAGCACCCCGCACGGAGCCGTTCCGTACGGGGTGCTTTCATTCTTCCTCCACCAACAAGGCCAATTTCTCATGTAGCACATCTTGCTGAATGGCGGAGTCCATATCTTGGATCATCTTGTTTCTTGCTTGTGCATAGGCCTGCATGTATCCGTCGGCATCCATTATTTTTTCCTGGTATGCTTCCCGGATCGTGCCAATCTTCTCTTCCGCTTCTTCATCGTCCGTACACATTTTCACCAGGTCCAGCAGTTCATCGCCTGGACGCTCGGGATCATAG is drawn from Sporosarcina sp. FSL W7-1349 and contains these coding sequences:
- a CDS encoding tetratricopeptide repeat protein, with translation MNLNQQAIQLLEANQYDEALELFQEAVRRSRDVQSLTNLAWIYCHEEDEFEKALGLAEEAVGLKPSSHFPYYLQGELYGRLERWEEAKSAWEQALAIHESKTTWHNLAVASYELGKTAEASKQFRCAAGKSDTALYGHAKCLADLGERNAAKQVLATFADEDDDFVGEVEVADLYVEIGAYEEAVYWFAKGWDNYWKQPCWVGRYVFALRELGRTRIAEDVLKEARQLKEVEWQESVEEDCDEDWTPRDKVENLERLRDDMKLYEEISDGYVPALEFGTYLETACYLFGCARHGHPEYQG
- the ltrA gene encoding group II intron reverse transcriptase/maturase translates to MERQDGIDLIDKVVDINNLFNACKKVKANKGAPGVDEMTVDELLGHVAKYRTQLIRKLKDGSYEPLPVKRVEIPKLDGSMRKLGIPCVRDRMVQQAIYQVIGKIIDPHFSERSYGFRPKRNQHQAIKQSITYYEQGYRVVVDCDLKSYFDTINHQKLMEYLKEFINDKIVLKLIWKFLKSGILEDGLISPTEEGAPQGGVLSPILSNVYLNQLDRELERRGHKFVRFADDFCIYVKSRRAGERVLESITKFLEHDLKLTVNQEKSKVGSPVKLKFLGFCLHSTSKGVGCRPHHSAKSRFKSKLKKITKRNRPGRFDEIAKEINQVTIGWINYYGIGFMKSFIKSMAQWLNHRLRQLIWKRWKKIWTKYRQLRRLGILHEEAWKVSNSRKGYWRVSKSETLHKAIKAETLTKWGLKDLNHLYERRYLSY
- the thiD gene encoding bifunctional hydroxymethylpyrimidine kinase/phosphomethylpyrimidine kinase; the protein is MTLKKTLTIAGSDTSGGAGIQADLKTFQEHGTYGMTALTVVVTMDPDNNWSHSVYSLPIDILKAQIKTALSTGIDAIKTGMLSTEEVIQTAGEAIAESGLDHVVIDPVMVCKGEDEVLNPGTVDAMVTYLLPKAEIVTPNLFEAGQLAGMKTPSTIEQMKSVAEKIHSLGARNVVIKGGKQLQHDKAADLFYDGETFTLLEAEKTDTHYNHGAGCTFAAAITANLANGMGVKEAVVEAKEFVTAAIAHGWRLNEYVGPVMHGAKTKFGAPEITLTEV
- a CDS encoding uracil-DNA glycosylase, whose amino-acid sequence is MEKKIFGNDWDDVLKHEFQKPYYQQLREFLKVEYSKETIYPAMDDLWTAFKLTPFEKVKVVILGQDPYHGPGQAHGLSFSVQPGVPLPPSLRNLFKELSTDIGCAIPKEGTLTGWARQGVLMLNTVLTVREGNAHSHRGQGWEPFTDEVIRQLSVREEPVVFILWGRPAQQKKKLIDTTRNAVIESVHPSPLSASRGFFGSRPYSGTNQVLKSWNEKPIDWCQVNRFE
- a CDS encoding YjiH family protein, which encodes MKKFSLSTWLLFLVPSILGVVLFMIPLKFESGWKVPIAKFADILSVALEPTMPMTAMIVIVIAALGSLLFLFKRSDGAKPSFIMSLFKVSPFWTVTRILGAVFAVMVTFQIGPEAVWNENTGGLLLAPDGLVSFLFTIFLFAGLLLPLLLNFGLLEFFGTMMVKIMRPLFKLPGRSSIDALASWIGDGTIGVLLTSKQYEDGHYTKKEAAIIATTFSVVSITFSLVIIGTVGLDDYFLPFYGTVLLTGFILALIMPRIYPLAGKRSEYIDGRPFTGNDEKLPEGYNVLSHGLENALNTAKKNRSFGQVIGDGFRNVLDMWFGVAPIVMAFGTVALIIAEYTSVFTILGKPFEPILAVLGLPQAAEAAPMMVVGITDMFLPVILADGVITEPMTLFVIATVSVVQLIYMSEVGGLILGTKIPLNILDLVVIFLLRTLISLPIIAGVAHLLF
- a CDS encoding YojF family protein yields the protein MEQVKPEHLQELIDSFANKEVYIHLETTNGSYASHFNEGFFNAGAFIRNVVVKYELGKVAGDSPHRIGLKLPSGWIYAQGITHYTLDEHDRLLMAGLDGEGKLAVALEISETPFTY
- a CDS encoding DUF4230 domain-containing protein — encoded protein: MAKDKKLDEIEKLLQEVRASQKESAVTVDEIGSRKKIPFWKVGKLFFSVWRKSFILIGLLILALLLALPFITFHFLKMGSTATEEKGVFLERIQELQQLTTAEVYTKVIIERRDNQLFGQDIGLNVPGTKRQLLVIIPGSVKAGVDLAGLTEKDIVVNEEQKTIELAVPPATFLGGAELFFDQVEVYSYEGVFREKANIEEAYELAAEAKKLIVEEASGQGILQTAQHQAERTLEDMFSFTGYDVTIKVKE
- the bshB2 gene encoding bacillithiol biosynthesis deacetylase BshB2, with protein sequence MIKKERHVLVVFPHPDDEAFGVSGTISTYREMGVPVTYACLTLGEMGRNLGNPPFANRETLPQIRKEELLKACEAMGLDDLRMMGLRDKTIEFEDDDKMVQLVTDLIDETNPSLVISFFPGLSVHPDHDATARAVVRAIRKMPEAERPTLYTKAFANNTIEILGEPDVIHDITPVSEKKIATLKSHASQTIWLLQEMEEKWAAQDPEAIQWLTKEQFYTYRWDKDFE